In Tamandua tetradactyla isolate mTamTet1 chromosome 7, mTamTet1.pri, whole genome shotgun sequence, the following are encoded in one genomic region:
- the MED21 gene encoding mediator of RNA polymerase II transcription subunit 21 gives MADRLTQLQDAVNSLADQFCNAIGVLQQCGPPASFSNIQTAINKDQPANPTEEYAQLFAALIARTAKDIDVLIDSLPSEESTAALQAASLYKLEEENHEAATCLEDVVYRGDMLLEKIQSALADIAQSQLKTRSGTHSRSLPDS, from the exons CTTGCAGATCAGTTTTGTAATGCTATTGGAGTGTTGCAGCAGTGTGGTCCTCCTGCCTCTTTTAGTAATATTCAAACAGCAATTAACAAAGATCAGCCAGCCAATCCTACAGAAG AGTATGCCCAGCTTTTTGCAGCACTGATTGCGCGAACAGCAAAAGACATTGATGTTTTGATAGATTCCTTACCCAGTGAAGAATCTACAGCTGCTTTACAg GCTGCTAGCTTGTATAAGCTAGAAGAAGAAAACCATGAAGCTGCTACATGTCTGGAGGATGTTGTTTATCGAGGGGATATGCTTCTGGAAAAGATACAAAGTGCATTAGCTGATATTGCACAATCACAGCTGAAAACAAGAAGTGGTACCCATAGCCGATCTCTTCCAGACTCGTAg